In the genome of Abyssalbus ytuae, the window TGTAAATGACGGTTCTACTGATAAAAGCCAACAAATAATAGAAGAAATCTGCAAAAGGAACGAGCATTTTAACTTCATTCAATTTGTAAAAAACAAAGGCTTAAGTGCTGCAATTAAAGCGGGTTTTGACTATGCCGATACTGAACTGGTAGGATATATTGATTCCGATTTACAAACTTCACCTCAGGACTTTAATTTATTACTTCAGAATATTGGAAAATATGACCTGGTAACCGGAGTCAGGGCTAACAGAAAAGATTCGTTTGTAAAAAACATGTCTTCTAAAATAGCCAACAGTATAAGAAGGGCTTTTACTCATGATGGAATGGACGATACCGGATGCCCGCTCAAGGTTATTAAAACAGATTATGCAAAACGTATCCCCATGTTTAAAGGATTGCATCGTTTTTTACCGGCAATGATACTTTTACAAAACGGTAAAATAATACAAGTTCCTGTTCAACATTTCCCACGCATTGCCGGAAACGCCAAATTTGGTTTATGGAATAGGCTCCTGGGACCTTTAGCAGATTGTTTTGCTTATTTATGGATGAAAAAAAAGTATATTAATTACGAGGTAATTAATAAAAGTTAATGGCCGACTGGATTATATATTCAATAGGATTTCTGGCTCAAATATTATTCTCAGCCAGATTATTGGTTCAATGGATCCTTTCCGAAAGAAAAAATAAGGTAATTACCCCATCTATCTTTTGGAAATTAAGCTTGCTGGCATCTTTTCTCTTATTTGTATACGGCTGGTTAAGAGATGATTTTGCAATAATGCTGGGACAAACCCTTACATATTTTATATATATTAGAAATTTACAATTACAGGGAGAATGGCAAAAAACCCATATGGGGTTTAGAATATTTTTACTATTATTTCCCGTTACAATAATAATTTACGGCTATAACAATAATACCCATGACCTAAATGACCTTTTTTTTAATGAAAATATTCCGGCCTGGTTAGTAATTTTAGGGTCGGTTGCCCAGGTAATTTTCACCTTTCGGTTTATTTACCAATGGATATATTCCGAAAGAAAAAAAGAATCGGTATTGCCATTCGGGTTTTGGTTATTAAGCCTTATCGGTGCATTGATGATTTTGAGCTATGCCATACTAAGAAAAGACCCGGTACTCTTAATAGGTCATTTACTGGGTTCGGTTATTTATGTTAGAAATCTCTTCATTATAAAAAAACAAAATGGTAAAGTTATTACGAAATAATCCTGTAAAATTTATACTACTGGCAAGCATTGTTATTTTCGTATCCCACCTGGGAATACTATATGTAAATATAATGGAAGCCCGTAATTTTATTACCGCAAGGGAAATGGTCAATGACGGCAACTGGCTGCTTACCACCATGAATGGCTTACCCCGTTATGAAAAACCACCACTCCCTACATGGCTAACTGCTTTCAGTTCTATGCTTTTCGGACAAAGCAATGTATTTGGCTTAAGATTACCGGCGGCGCTTGCAGCTATTTTTATGATCGTAGTTTTTTATAAAAATACCTTGAAAATTTATAACGATAAGAGATTTGGTTTAATTGCCGGTTTAATCCTGGCCACTTCTTTTTATGTTATTTTTTCAGGAAGAAACGGCCAGTGGGATATTTTCACCCATAGTTTTATGGTTGCTTCGATATACTTTCTGTTTCAATTTTTAAATGATGATGAGAACGTATGGAAAAATGCTTTGCTTGCTTCACTTTTTTTCGGGTTTTCATTTTTAAGTAAAGGCCCTGTTTCACTATATGC includes:
- a CDS encoding glycosyltransferase family 2 protein, whose product is MKYEFTIIVPVYNEEDNLDRVEKELSDYIKIASKKTKILFVNDGSTDKSQQIIEEICKRNEHFNFIQFVKNKGLSAAIKAGFDYADTELVGYIDSDLQTSPQDFNLLLQNIGKYDLVTGVRANRKDSFVKNMSSKIANSIRRAFTHDGMDDTGCPLKVIKTDYAKRIPMFKGLHRFLPAMILLQNGKIIQVPVQHFPRIAGNAKFGLWNRLLGPLADCFAYLWMKKKYINYEVINKS
- a CDS encoding lipid-A-disaccharide synthase N-terminal domain-containing protein — translated: MADWIIYSIGFLAQILFSARLLVQWILSERKNKVITPSIFWKLSLLASFLLFVYGWLRDDFAIMLGQTLTYFIYIRNLQLQGEWQKTHMGFRIFLLLFPVTIIIYGYNNNTHDLNDLFFNENIPAWLVILGSVAQVIFTFRFIYQWIYSERKKESVLPFGFWLLSLIGALMILSYAILRKDPVLLIGHLLGSVIYVRNLFIIKKQNGKVITK